The following coding sequences are from one Biomphalaria glabrata chromosome 8, xgBioGlab47.1, whole genome shotgun sequence window:
- the LOC106053209 gene encoding uncharacterized protein LOC106053209 isoform X5, with protein MEQNMNECRNVIKIEKIDWSDTPENSFTGQTCKLTFVEQAQESDEPNMDDLAQDLTNDLKNIIKIEKMESSSYSETQEIEEETQEKMVNQNQEMTLNQDLYATNTPHKDENDVNLKDEEQFFSLRNRTQRNKKSDQSHDVSGNS; from the exons ATggaacaaaacatgaatgaatgCAGAAATGTCATTAAAATTGAGAAGATAGATTGGTCAGATACTCCAGAAAACAGCTTTACTGGCCAAACTTGTAAATTAACTTTTGTAGAACAGGCACAG gaATCTGACGAACCAAACATGGATGACTTGGCTCAGGACTTGACCAATGatctaaaaaatattataaaaattgaaaagatGGAATCCTCTTCATATTCAGAGACCCAAGAAATTGAAGAAGAGACGCAG GAAAAAATGGTGAATCAGAATCAAGAAATGACTTTAAACCAAGATTTGTATGCTACAAACACTCCTCACAAAGATGAGAATGATGTAAACTTAAAAGATGaggaacaatttttttctttgaggaATAGAACccagagaaataaaaaatctgacCAATCTCAT GATGTATCAGGCAACAGTTAA
- the LOC106053209 gene encoding uncharacterized protein LOC106053209 isoform X4, whose translation MEQNMNECRNVIKIEKIDWSDTPENSFTGQTCKLTFVEQAQESDEPNMDDLAQDLTNDLKNIIKIEKMESSSYSETQEIEEETQEKMVNQNQEMTLNQDLYATNTPHKDENDVNLKDEEQFFSLRNRTQRNKKSDQSHVLHFIKCHCFSFHCHVLKKC comes from the exons ATggaacaaaacatgaatgaatgCAGAAATGTCATTAAAATTGAGAAGATAGATTGGTCAGATACTCCAGAAAACAGCTTTACTGGCCAAACTTGTAAATTAACTTTTGTAGAACAGGCACAG gaATCTGACGAACCAAACATGGATGACTTGGCTCAGGACTTGACCAATGatctaaaaaatattataaaaattgaaaagatGGAATCCTCTTCATATTCAGAGACCCAAGAAATTGAAGAAGAGACGCAG GAAAAAATGGTGAATCAGAATCAAGAAATGACTTTAAACCAAGATTTGTATGCTACAAACACTCCTCACAAAGATGAGAATGATGTAAACTTAAAAGATGaggaacaatttttttctttgaggaATAGAACccagagaaataaaaaatctgacCAATCTCAT gttcttcattttataaaatgtcattgttttagttttcattgtcatgttttaaaaaagtgttaa
- the LOC106053209 gene encoding zinc finger protein 675-like isoform X3, whose translation MEQNMNECRNVIKIEKIDWSDTPENSFTGQTCKLTFVEQAQESDEPNMDDLAQDLTNDLKNIIKIEKMESSSYSETQEIEEETQEKMVNQNQEMTLNQDLYATNTPHKDENDVNLKDEEQFFSLRNRTQRNKKSDQSHVGTQTSSTLSKVKKKVVSQSRRKSVQCKICQKVFNRSSYLKNHEKIHTGIKPYKCLVCQKEFIQLTQFKNHKLTHSDVKPFKCKICQKEFDYSSSLKWHEKRHDGVKYTCEICQKEFTYPSNLIAHKKKHSDNMPFKCKICLKEFYLSYYLEKHERIHSGIKPFKCKICQKEFTESCNLKNHLVIHSDEKKFQCEICLKKFNHLCNLKCHRLIHTGERPFKCQICQGDFTRLAHLKRHEKIHSGKNKV comes from the exons ATggaacaaaacatgaatgaatgCAGAAATGTCATTAAAATTGAGAAGATAGATTGGTCAGATACTCCAGAAAACAGCTTTACTGGCCAAACTTGTAAATTAACTTTTGTAGAACAGGCACAG gaATCTGACGAACCAAACATGGATGACTTGGCTCAGGACTTGACCAATGatctaaaaaatattataaaaattgaaaagatGGAATCCTCTTCATATTCAGAGACCCAAGAAATTGAAGAAGAGACGCAG GAAAAAATGGTGAATCAGAATCAAGAAATGACTTTAAACCAAGATTTGTATGCTACAAACACTCCTCACAAAGATGAGAATGATGTAAACTTAAAAGATGaggaacaatttttttctttgaggaATAGAACccagagaaataaaaaatctgacCAATCTCATGTAGGTACACAAACATCCTCTACtctatcaaaagtaaaaaaaaaagtggtgagTCAATCAAGAAGGAAGTCAGTTCAATGCAAAATTTGTCAGAAAGTGTTCAATCGGTCCTCTTACCTAAAAAATCATGAGAAAATACATACTGGTATAAAGCCATATAAATGTTTAGTTTGTCAGAAAGAATTCATTCAGCTCACTCAATTTAAAAATCATAAGCTAACACATTCTGATgtaaagccatttaaatgtaaaatttgtcagaaagaattTGACTACTCTTCTAGCTTAAAATGGCATGAGAAAAGACATGATGGGGTAAAATATACTTGTGaaatttgtcagaaagaattTACTTATCCCTCTAACTTAAtagctcataaaaaaaaacattctgatAATATgccatttaaatgtaaaatttgtctGAAAGAGTTTTATCTGTCCTATTACTTAGAAAAACATGAGCGAATACATTCTGGTATAAAGCCATTCAAATGTaaaatttgtcaaaaagaatTCACTGAGTCctgtaatttaaaaaaccaTTTAGTAATACATTCTGATGAAAAGAAATTTCAGTGTGAAATTTGTCTGAAAAAATTCAATCATCTTTGCAACTTAAAGTGCCATAGGCTAATACATACTGGTGAAAGGccttttaaatgtcaaatttgtcaaGGTGATTTTACTCGGCTCGCTCACTTAAAACGACATGAGAAAATACATTCTGGTAAAAATAAAGTGtga